GTGATACTTTCATAGAATACTCATATTCATATTCACAGAGATATAGATTGATTAACAAACTGAATATCAGACTCATACATATTTTTAGAACATGTATATAATCAAGATGACAATCAATTTGAAAAGAAATTTATAAAACAAACCACAGAAGCCTAATTATCTATTTTATAAGTGATGTCTTTTAATTTTTCAATCTTTTCAAAAAAACCATTCACTGGATTCACTTTATATTTCCTAGACATTGTGTCTACATTCAGGTTGTCCAGACCATCTCTTAAATACACTTTAAGCGAACATGATCCTTGATAGTCCTTAAGTAAGCTTTCCAAATTGGTAATCAGGCTTTCATCAAGTACTTCTACTGGAATATTGAGCTGTACGCCTTTAGTCATTTTCTCGCGAATTTCGCTAAGTAGCTGTACACTTTGTGGCCTAAGTTCCCATACATCTGGTTGGTTATATCGCTCTTCTACTTTGCCCCTGACGTACACAAACTCCCCTACCGATAAACGGTGACGGTTGCTGAGAAAATCCTCACCGAAAAAAGCCAGATTAAGCGAGCTCTGATAATCTTCAATTGATACCAGACCAAAAGGCTTTCCCGTTCGGGTTTGACGTTCCTGATAACTGGTAACAATACCTGCTACGGCAATATCCTGATTTTTATAGTTAGTAATATTATCTACTGTACAGGTACAAAAGTTTTCTATCTCAATTTTAAACTGGTCCAGTGGATGACCAGAGATGTAGAAACCTATAACTTCTTTTTCTATTTTCAGCTTTTCAATTTCGCTATATGGTTCACAGTCAGGTATTTTTGGCACAGGAACCTCTAGCCCCCCGCTACCTCCGAACAACGATTGCTGGGCAGCCTGCTCTTCCTGCTGAAGCGTTAAAGCATATTTAGATGCTTTTTCTATCAGGCTAATCTCACCATCTTCTGCATACAAATATTGCCTGCGATGGGCACTATCAAAACAATCAAAGGCCCCAGCCATTGCCAGCACTTCCAGTGTTTTTTTATTGACCTGGCGAAGGTTAATTCTTTTGGTAAACTCAAAAATATCTTGATATAAGCCTTTTTCATCACGCTCTTCAATAATAGCACTTACTGCATTTTCACCAGCTCCTTTTACAGCGCCTAAGCCAAAACGTATCTGTCCTTCTTTATTTACCCCAAAGAAATAACGACTCTCGTTCACATCTGGCCCTAACACACTTATTCCCTGACGCTTACACTCATCCAGGAAGGCAGTTACCTTATCAGAGTTGTTCATATTGTGTGTAAGTACGGCAGCCATGTATTCTGCCGGATAGTTAGCCTTGAGGTAACCTGTTTGATAAGCTACAACGGAATAAGCAGCAGAGTGCGAACGGTTAAAACCATACTGCGCAAATTTTTCCATGATGGAGAAGACCTCTTCAGCTTTAGCTTTCTCAATACCATGTTTTTCATAGGCACCCTTTACGAAGATGACTCTTTGCTTGTTCATCTCCTCAATCTTTTTCTTACCCATGGCTCTACGCAGCAAATCCGCGCCACCAAGCGAGTAGCCACCTAGTATTTGTGCCGTTTGCATAATCTGCTCCTGGTACACCATAATACCATAGGTATTTTTTAAGATGCCCTCCAGTAGTTCATGAGGGTATTCCACCTCTTCTCTACCGTGTTTACGGTCAATAAAGTTAGGAATGAACTGCATTGGGCCAGGACGATAGAGTGCGTTCATAGCAATAAGATCCTCTATGTTGGTAGGCTTGAGTTTTTGCAGCCACTGACGCATGCCTTCAGACTCAAACTGAAAGGTGCCCACAGTATCTCCTCTCTGATAAAGTTTGTAAGTTTCCTCATCATCAAGAGGGATGGTATCAATATCTATTTCTACCCCATGGTTTTGCTTTATATTTTCCAGCGCAGTTTTAATGATGGTAAGGGTTTTTAGCCCCAGAAAGTCCATCTTTAACATTCCTGCTGACTCAACGACAGAGCCGTCAAACTGTGTGATGAAAAGATCAGAATCTTTATCAGTTTTTACTGGGATATACTCCAACAGGTCATCTGGAGCAATAATAACCCCTGCGGCATGTATACCAGTTCCTCTTACAGAGCCTACCAGTGTATGAGCTAGATTTACTACCTCTGAAGGTTTTCCTCTCCCTCTTTTAATCTCCTGCAATTCAGGAACCTCAGCAAGTGCTTGTTCAAAAGAGGTCCCTGGCTTTTCGGGAACTAATTTCGCTATTCTATTAGCTTCTGGCAAAGGTAGTTCACTTACTCTGGCAACATCTCGGATAGACATTTTAGGAGCCATGGTACCGAAGGTAACAATTTGAGCTACCTGATTACGTCCATATTTTTTGATTACATATTCAATTACATCCTGTCGTCCATCATCATCAAAGTCAATATCAATATCTGGCATTGAGATACGCTCCGGATTTAGGAAACGCTCAAACAGCAGATCATATTTGATAGGATCTATATTGGTAATACCCGTACAAAAAGCAACCACAGAACCTGCCGCAGACCCCCGGCCGGGACCTACTTTAACTCCCATGCTACGTGCAGCGTTAATAAAGTCCTGTACAATCAGGAAATAGCCCGGAAACCCCATGTCTTTAATAATTTTTAGCTCATGGTCAATCCGTTCCCTTATTTCGGCAGTAACTTCTCCATAATGGCTTTTAGCTCCCTCATAAGTTAGGTGACGCAGATAATCATCCTGATCTTCAAACTCATCGGGTATCTCAAAACGGGGTAAAAGTATATCTCGCTCAAGCGTAAGTTCGCTTGTTTTTTCTACAATCTCATAGGTGTTCGTAATAGCCTCTGGCAAGTCCTGGAAAAGACGCTTCATCTCATCCTCAGACTTAAAGTAGAATTCATCGTTAGGCATACCAAAGCGGAAGCCCCGACCTCTACCTTTAGGCATTGACATTACATCACCATTCTTTACACAGAGCAAGGTATCATGAGCATTCGCATCAGCTTTTTTGGTATAATAAACATCATTAGTTGCAATTACTTTTACATTGTATTTGTTGGCAAACCGCAAAAGCACATCATTTACGCGATTCTCTTCTTCCAAACCATGGCGCTGTAGCTCTACATAAAAATCCTCTCCAAACGTATCTTTCCACCAGACAAAAGCCTCCTCTGCCTGATGTTCACCTACGTTAAGAATAAGGTTAGGTATTTCTGCAGTTATACTACCTGTGGTGGCAATAAGCCCTTCCTTGTACTTTTCAATAAGTTCCTTATCTACACGCGGGTACCCGGCATAATACCCTTCAATAAAGCCCAATGAACAAAGTTTGGAAAGATTACGGTATCCATTCTGGTCTTTGGCCAGCAATAGCTGTAAGCTACGCTGATCTTTCATGTCTTTAGTAAACTTCTTCTGGTGACGATCTTCTACCACATAGACATCACAGCCAATTATAACTTTAATGCCCTGTTTTTTCCCTTCGGTAACTGCCTTAAATGCCCCAAATAAGTTGCCAAGGTCGGTGATTGCTACGGCAGGCATTTCCTGCTCTTTTGCAGTAGCAATAATACTTTTAATATTAGCCGTGCTTTGCAAAATTGAGTACTGAGAATGTACATGAAGATGACTGAAAGGGGCAGTCTTGATCTCCTTGGCAGGCTGAGAACTTACAGGTATGGTAGGAGACTCAGACTCTTTCTTTTTGTCAGCAGCACGGCTGGCTTCTTCCAGATCAGGCGCTTCGTACTGAATTTTTTCTAAAGGAATTTCTTCTGTATACGGCCTGACTACTTTTTCTTTAAGCAAACCAAAGAAGCAACGAGCAGTAGCATCTACGTCAAAAGCCGAGTTGTGCGCTTCGTCAAAGCCAACTCCAAACAATTTTTTGTGTAGCTCTGAAAGGGTAGGCCACTTATATTTACCTCCTCTTCCGCCAGGAATTTTGCAATAGTCAGTGGACTCATCTTTTGTATCCAATTTCTGGATATTCATCAAGTCAGTAGGTAAACTTGTTCTTACCAACTCTGCCCCGGTGATATTGATATCAAAATCTACATTATGTCCAATAACTAACTGGGTTCTCTCCAGATCTTTATTGAAAATTTTAAGCACTTCTTCCAGGGGATATCCTTCTTTTAAAGCTCGTTCGGTGGAAATTCCATGAACTTTTTCTGAATTAAAAGGAATAGTAAAGCCATCAGGTTTAACTATATAGTCCTGCTGGTTTAGTAGTTTACCATCAGCAGCGTGTAGCTGCCATGAAAGCTGTACAATACGAGGCCAGTTATCAGTATCTGTTATTGGCGCATTATAATCCCTTGGAAGTCCGGTAGTTTCTGTATCAAAGATTAGGTACATAGGATGTGCTTTTCTCTATCTTTAAGCTATATCATTTACATTAATAGGTACAACACCCTTCACACACTAATACATTTCATGAATGCCCAAATCATGTAAAATATTGCAATTATTTGTTTAGTAAATTAGGTCAAAGTTAATGAAATTTTACCATCTATTAGCCCAAATGTAGTGCTTCTATTAGCCTTCACGTTCACTATTGTTTTTACAATTATTTAAGGCAATTAGTGGTGATTATACGGGTGGCTTTTCCAAATAATTGGGAGAGAGCTTTAAATATAAAGAGCCCGACTATGTGCCGGGCTCTCATTATCTTATATCAAAAAATGCTGGTCTCAAGTGAAAAAGTAATTCAATTTAATAAAACTATAGGAGTTACGTAATAAGCACTTACCACCTTTTTAATAAGCAAATATAACTAAAAATGTGACAGGCATACCTAAGCGCATTTCTTAAATAATTGTACTTGTAGTAAGATATTTTTAGAAAAATCAAATTTCTACATTATCTTTAGTATATACTTCAGGAACAACCTTCTAACTAGCAAGCAATCTCCTCAAAATTTATTGGTTATTAAAAAGTGAAAATAAAGAAACCATAAAATAAACGAGTTTCATTTTTTCAAATTATTTTCTTTTACAATAGGCATACTTGTTAGATTTTTCATATTTTTGATAAAAAAACTCATATTATGATTATTGTTGATAACGCTTTATCCTTCCGTGAGGAAGTTGACAACCCTATTAAAGTAGGTGTTGTGGGTGCTGGCTTTATGTCAGTAGGCCTAATTAACCAAATTGAGAGGCATACTCCAGGCATGAAAGTCGTAGCTATCTGCAACCGTACTTTGGATCGTGCTGTTAAGTGTTATGAAAAAGCGGGTGTAAGCAATGTAGAAGTTTGTGATACCCCTCAACAGATTAATGAGAATATCATTGCAAAGAAGTATAGTATTTGCGAAAGTCCCGAGACTCTTTGCCAAGCTGAGGAAGTAGATATTATAGTTGAGGCCACCGGCGCTATAGAGTATGGCGCATCGGTTATTCTTACAGCTATCAAAGCCGGAAAGCCTATCCTTATGCTTAACCCTGAACTTGATGCTACTGTAGGCCCTATATTAAAACACTATGCCGATAAAGCAGAGGTGATGCTTAGCCAGACAGATGGAGATCAGCCAGGCGTAATCATGAACCTTTTCAGATATGTAAAAGGTCTAGGGCTAACTCCACTGGTTTGTGGTAATATTAAAGGTTTT
This window of the Porifericola rhodea genome carries:
- the dnaE gene encoding DNA polymerase III subunit alpha yields the protein MYLIFDTETTGLPRDYNAPITDTDNWPRIVQLSWQLHAADGKLLNQQDYIVKPDGFTIPFNSEKVHGISTERALKEGYPLEEVLKIFNKDLERTQLVIGHNVDFDINITGAELVRTSLPTDLMNIQKLDTKDESTDYCKIPGGRGGKYKWPTLSELHKKLFGVGFDEAHNSAFDVDATARCFFGLLKEKVVRPYTEEIPLEKIQYEAPDLEEASRAADKKKESESPTIPVSSQPAKEIKTAPFSHLHVHSQYSILQSTANIKSIIATAKEQEMPAVAITDLGNLFGAFKAVTEGKKQGIKVIIGCDVYVVEDRHQKKFTKDMKDQRSLQLLLAKDQNGYRNLSKLCSLGFIEGYYAGYPRVDKELIEKYKEGLIATTGSITAEIPNLILNVGEHQAEEAFVWWKDTFGEDFYVELQRHGLEEENRVNDVLLRFANKYNVKVIATNDVYYTKKADANAHDTLLCVKNGDVMSMPKGRGRGFRFGMPNDEFYFKSEDEMKRLFQDLPEAITNTYEIVEKTSELTLERDILLPRFEIPDEFEDQDDYLRHLTYEGAKSHYGEVTAEIRERIDHELKIIKDMGFPGYFLIVQDFINAARSMGVKVGPGRGSAAGSVVAFCTGITNIDPIKYDLLFERFLNPERISMPDIDIDFDDDGRQDVIEYVIKKYGRNQVAQIVTFGTMAPKMSIRDVARVSELPLPEANRIAKLVPEKPGTSFEQALAEVPELQEIKRGRGKPSEVVNLAHTLVGSVRGTGIHAAGVIIAPDDLLEYIPVKTDKDSDLFITQFDGSVVESAGMLKMDFLGLKTLTIIKTALENIKQNHGVEIDIDTIPLDDEETYKLYQRGDTVGTFQFESEGMRQWLQKLKPTNIEDLIAMNALYRPGPMQFIPNFIDRKHGREEVEYPHELLEGILKNTYGIMVYQEQIMQTAQILGGYSLGGADLLRRAMGKKKIEEMNKQRVIFVKGAYEKHGIEKAKAEEVFSIMEKFAQYGFNRSHSAAYSVVAYQTGYLKANYPAEYMAAVLTHNMNNSDKVTAFLDECKRQGISVLGPDVNESRYFFGVNKEGQIRFGLGAVKGAGENAVSAIIEERDEKGLYQDIFEFTKRINLRQVNKKTLEVLAMAGAFDCFDSAHRRQYLYAEDGEISLIEKASKYALTLQQEEQAAQQSLFGGSGGLEVPVPKIPDCEPYSEIEKLKIEKEVIGFYISGHPLDQFKIEIENFCTCTVDNITNYKNQDIAVAGIVTSYQERQTRTGKPFGLVSIEDYQSSLNLAFFGEDFLSNRHRLSVGEFVYVRGKVEERYNQPDVWELRPQSVQLLSEIREKMTKGVQLNIPVEVLDESLITNLESLLKDYQGSCSLKVYLRDGLDNLNVDTMSRKYKVNPVNGFFEKIEKLKDITYKIDN